From Chlamydia avium 10DC88:
TCTGTGTTTGAACAGGAATTTGACAACACACAGGTTGTCCAGATGCTAGAGAGGGAATCTCATATACCACAGTATCTCCTGTTGAGTTTGTGCTAGTTTCTTCTGCTTCTTCTCCTCCTGAACTAGTACTAGCAGGTGGGTTAAGTATGACACTGATATTTGATTTTGTATCGTTCGAACTTGTGACAGAAAAACATAGGGTAACAATTCCTACTCCTAGAATTTGCATTGATGTCTTATCGGAGTCTTCGATTTTTAGATATGTGCTAGAGGTTGGGGTAGTTATTAAAGAAGATGATGAAGTCTGTGTTGTTGTTGGCGTTGTAGTTGATGAGGAGATCGACATCTTGGGAGAAATGATCGATGTTGGTTGAGCCGATTCCGTCGATTCCGCTGGTGTTGGTGTTGTTGATGGTGTTTCTGTTGCGGATGTTGTAATTTCTTCCCAGTTAAAGTAACCCGAGGAGGAAGTAGAGATAGGATTACTAACAGTATTTCCTATCATCCCTACTTGAGGTAGAGTAATTTTGCTTTGTACATACTCCACATTGACTGCGTATTGTGTTTCTGTATCAGCAGGAGTTTTTATACCGGTAACTGTATGATTACTCATATCTAGATTACCGTTCATAGTTCCTCCGCTCACACTGATAAATTGAGCTGAGGAGGTAGTCTCTGAGCCATCATCTTCCTCATCTTCAGATACAATACCAAGAGCAGCCTCTATGTTGTTCATTTTATCTAAAGCACTACTGATGCTGCTAATTGCATCAGTGAGATCTTTGTTGTTGGTAACCTCACTAACTTTCTCGGAAAGATATTTAAAATTTACTGCATCAGAATCTTGAGGGGAGTCTCCCATCCCCAAGTTAGTGATTTTGTTTCCTCCCATGTTAATATTTCCTGTCAAAGTTCCTCCCGCTGTGGGGAGATATCCAGAATCTGGATCACTTTTTAATACGAAGTTAGATTTGAGATACTCTAGGGGTACAGCATCAGAGTCATTAGAAGGAGTAGCAAGTCCACTAATATTTTGACTATTCATATTAATGGGTTTTGAAGATGAAATCCCGCTACTAGTAACAGTAAATATTGATGAATTTGTTGTTTGTGTGGTGCTAGTAAGAAGATTAATTTGAGATGCTTGGTTATACTCTGTATTATTTTTCATATTTTTTGTTATTATTAATTATTTTTTTATAAAAATCTAATAACAATTAATATTGTTTTATTAAATTAAAAAGAAATATTCATGATTTCTTCAGCAACAGTATCATGAAATAAGCGGCCGCGAGAATTTAATGAAAGAAATTCCTCATTTTTATCGAAGAGTTCTTGTATGTGTGTGAGTGAGGTCAAGGTATGCATGAGAGGAAGAGGAAAGTCATTCCATCGTGCTCCTTGGGTAAGTCGTAATCGAAGAGCAAGAGCTTCTTTAATACGTTCTTTTTCAGGAAGACATTCTGTAAATTCATGAGTAGGGAGATTTTTACGTACAGCACGTAGATATTGAGAGATCCTTGATAGATTCTTGGATCGAGTATTATGAATATATTGAGAAGCAGAAACTCCTAATCCTAAAAAAGGCTGGTCTGTCCAGTAATAGAGATTATGCTTTGATTCTGTATGTGATTTTGCGTAAGATCCAAGTTCGTAGCGAGAAAATCCTTGGGAAGAGAGATATTCTTCAGCAAATAGGCTCATCGATGCTAAGGATTGGTCGTTAGCAATTGCAGGTAGAACAGCATGTCGGTGTTTGTAAAATGAAGTATGGGGATCTATTGTAAGATTATAAAGGGAAATATGAGAGATAGGCAAGGAAAGTGCCTGATGGATATCCGATATGAAATCTTCCAGAGTTTGTGTTGGCAGTCCATAAATAAGATCAATAGAAAGATTTGTAAAACCATATTGGTAACAACGATGTAAAGCACAAATAGCTGTTGTTGATGAATGTATTCTTCCTAAAGCTTTGAGGATGGGATCATGAAATGTTTGTATTCCCACGCTGATTCTATTGATGGGGGTTTGAGACAGTTGGCGTATATACGATTCTGATAAATCTTCAGGATTTGCTTCTAAAGTGATTTCTCGTGCATGGAGAGCAAAAACATCAAGAAGTTTATGAAAATAACGAGGAGGAATTAACGAAGGAGTTCCCCCTCCAAAGAATATTGTATCAATGAAGTAGCCATCTTTTAGGGATGAAAACTTATGTAACCCTTCTTGAAGCACCTGGTTACAATAAAGCTCTATCCATTCGTCACGATAAGGAATAGTATAAAAGCTACAGTAATGACATTTCTTCGAACAGAAGGGGATGTGGATGTAAAGAGCTAAGGGCTTTTTACCATTCATTAGCGTCGGGGTCGATAATTCCCCCTCGTCTCCAACGATTACGATCACTAAAAGGATCTTCATCATCATCACTGGGATAGTCGACTTCTATTCCCCCTTCTTCCCGCTCTTCATCATGGAATTCCATTTCCAGAGTTTCTCCTGGATCCAGTTCGATTTCTGTTTCCGTTGATTCTACAAACTCGATATCCGACATACTTGGTCCGTCTGGATATACTGTTTTTGTAGGAGAACGCCGTGGAGCTACATATTCTTCTATTTCTCCACTTTCTTTTAAAAGCTGTAGGCGTTCTTTTTCTTCGTGAATTTTATTTTCTAAAGAACGGATCTCTTCTTTATGTCTATCAACTTCTTTTTTAGGGACTAACCCCAATTTCATCCATTCAGTAAGATCGTGTAATTCAGATTCTAGTTTTTTTAGACGTTCACTTTTCATCTAGTAGGTACCATCCTGTATGCTAGAGAGCAGATGTAATGTATCTCTAGCTTTTTTTCAATAACAGAAAA
This genomic window contains:
- the hemW gene encoding radical SAM family heme chaperone HemW; translation: MNGKKPLALYIHIPFCSKKCHYCSFYTIPYRDEWIELYCNQVLQEGLHKFSSLKDGYFIDTIFFGGGTPSLIPPRYFHKLLDVFALHAREITLEANPEDLSESYIRQLSQTPINRISVGIQTFHDPILKALGRIHSSTTAICALHRCYQYGFTNLSIDLIYGLPTQTLEDFISDIHQALSLPISHISLYNLTIDPHTSFYKHRHAVLPAIANDQSLASMSLFAEEYLSSQGFSRYELGSYAKSHTESKHNLYYWTDQPFLGLGVSASQYIHNTRSKNLSRISQYLRAVRKNLPTHEFTECLPEKERIKEALALRLRLTQGARWNDFPLPLMHTLTSLTHIQELFDKNEEFLSLNSRGRLFHDTVAEEIMNISF